The following proteins come from a genomic window of Edaphobacter sp. 4G125:
- a CDS encoding zinc ribbon domain-containing protein → MICQACGNEVEPGGRFCPRCGAQIAAPPPNPPMGYIPYPPIIGLPRVQRHLQTLGTLWCAFGVYRVVASLLGFFVFRAMAWHRFMGDWPMGRYGFQGPPWLMIAPFLVTMTVILAALALFTGYSLLTRKSWARMLAIVLGILALFKFPLGTALGIYTLWVLAPASSAVEYDAIADPG, encoded by the coding sequence ATGATCTGTCAGGCTTGTGGAAATGAAGTAGAACCGGGAGGACGATTCTGTCCTCGTTGCGGAGCCCAGATAGCTGCTCCACCCCCCAACCCTCCGATGGGTTACATTCCTTACCCACCAATCATCGGATTGCCACGGGTTCAGCGACACTTGCAAACCCTGGGAACCCTTTGGTGCGCTTTCGGCGTCTATCGCGTCGTCGCCAGCCTCCTCGGGTTCTTTGTCTTCCGTGCAATGGCCTGGCATCGCTTCATGGGGGACTGGCCAATGGGGAGATATGGATTCCAAGGTCCTCCCTGGCTCATGATTGCTCCTTTTCTCGTCACCATGACGGTCATTTTGGCCGCCCTCGCACTCTTCACGGGATACAGCCTGCTCACCCGCAAATCCTGGGCGCGTATGCTGGCCATCGTCCTCGGAATCCTGGCGCTGTTCAAGTTCCCTCTCGGCACCGCGCTTGGAATCTACACCCTCTGGGTGCTGGCCCCTGCAAGCTCTGCCGTCGAGTACGACGCCATCGCAGATCCAGGCTAA
- a CDS encoding lysophospholipid acyltransferase family protein, with amino-acid sequence MTTGTEPSPAMTRQGPPTAPAFFRWLTYLLLIPLIAASTVFFGCISLICGLWDKSGRQQHFIAHVWARSLLLFSLSPVTVLGKEKLQIGQTSVYVANHLSYYDTPVLFGKLPFQFRILAKQSLWKIPFIGWYLNRSGQVPVDQSSARNAIASLNRGVQTLKHELPLVIFPEGGRSLTGQLQPFVAGAAYMAIKAQVPIVPITLIGTYELLPMHIYHLYPRPLAIIIGDPIPTTGLSTRDADSLSEQVAFVIRKTYMDYHPA; translated from the coding sequence GTGACCACCGGAACAGAGCCATCTCCAGCCATGACCCGCCAGGGACCTCCCACGGCTCCGGCCTTCTTCCGCTGGCTTACCTATCTGCTCCTGATACCGCTTATCGCCGCGTCTACCGTCTTCTTCGGCTGCATCTCTCTCATCTGCGGCCTGTGGGATAAGTCCGGACGCCAGCAACATTTCATTGCGCACGTGTGGGCCCGCTCTCTACTGCTCTTCAGCCTTTCTCCTGTCACGGTCCTGGGAAAAGAGAAGCTCCAGATTGGCCAAACCTCCGTTTACGTCGCAAACCACCTGAGCTACTACGACACCCCGGTTCTCTTCGGAAAACTTCCCTTTCAGTTCCGTATCCTCGCCAAGCAATCGCTTTGGAAGATTCCCTTCATCGGCTGGTACCTCAATCGCTCCGGTCAGGTACCCGTCGATCAGTCCAGCGCCCGAAACGCCATCGCCAGCCTCAACCGTGGTGTCCAGACACTCAAACACGAACTTCCGCTCGTTATCTTCCCCGAGGGCGGACGCAGTCTCACGGGCCAGCTCCAACCCTTCGTTGCAGGCGCAGCCTATATGGCCATCAAGGCACAAGTTCCGATTGTCCCCATCACCCTCATCGGAACCTATGAACTGCTCCCCATGCACATCTACCACCTCTATCCTCGCCCCCTGGCCATCATCATCGGTGATCCCATCCCGACTACCGGGCTCTCCACCCGCGATGCCGACTCTCTCAGCGAACAGGTCGCCTTCGTCATCCGCAAGACCTACATGGACTACCATCCGGCTTAG
- a CDS encoding DUF2461 domain-containing protein codes for MAPSAPHYTPEAIKFLRGLKRNNTRDWFNARKDIYERELKIPSIALVAAINEAMLRFAPQNIQPPQKAMMRIYRDIRFSPDKRPYKIHQGIWWAREGLEKTSGGGFYFDLSGEQVTIAAGVYMPEREQLLAIRRHIEAHHQEFRRLLASKKLRSVMNEFDGQKLTRPPKGFLPESPAIDLLLNRQWGFSAHLPVETATKPALLKEIVKRFEAAAPLVAFLNTPLATTKPRRPLF; via the coding sequence ATGGCCCCCTCTGCTCCGCACTACACCCCTGAAGCCATCAAGTTTCTTCGCGGCCTCAAGCGCAACAACACCCGCGACTGGTTCAACGCCCGTAAAGACATCTACGAGCGCGAACTGAAAATCCCTTCTATTGCTCTTGTCGCCGCCATCAACGAAGCCATGCTCCGCTTCGCCCCTCAGAACATCCAGCCGCCACAAAAGGCCATGATGCGCATCTATCGCGACATCCGCTTCAGCCCCGATAAGCGACCCTACAAGATTCATCAGGGCATCTGGTGGGCTCGCGAAGGACTCGAAAAGACCTCCGGCGGAGGTTTCTACTTCGACCTCTCCGGCGAACAGGTCACCATCGCTGCTGGCGTCTATATGCCCGAGCGCGAACAGCTTCTCGCTATTCGTCGTCACATCGAAGCCCACCATCAGGAGTTCCGCCGCTTGCTCGCCTCAAAGAAGCTGCGCTCCGTCATGAATGAATTCGATGGCCAGAAGCTTACTCGTCCACCCAAAGGTTTCCTGCCCGAATCGCCAGCCATTGATCTTCTCCTCAACCGTCAGTGGGGCTTCAGCGCTCACCTGCCGGTTGAAACCGCGACCAAACCAGCCCTGCTTAAAGAAATTGTGAAACGTTTCGAGGCCGCCGCTCCTCTTGTCGCATTTCTCAACACACCCCTGGCCACAACCAAACCTCGACGTCCTCTCTTCTGA
- a CDS encoding HU family DNA-binding protein — protein sequence MAKGLTKTALVRQLAEKLELTNKQTAAFLDLLAETAVKETKKNGEFTIPGIGKLVKAERKARLGRNPQTGETIKIKAKTVVKFRVAKVAKDTIAPPKK from the coding sequence ATGGCAAAGGGATTGACTAAGACAGCGCTGGTTCGTCAACTGGCGGAGAAGCTCGAGCTGACCAACAAGCAGACCGCCGCGTTCCTCGACCTGCTGGCCGAGACGGCCGTCAAGGAAACCAAGAAGAACGGCGAGTTCACCATCCCCGGCATCGGTAAGCTCGTCAAGGCCGAGCGCAAGGCGCGCCTGGGCCGCAACCCCCAGACCGGCGAGACCATCAAGATCAAGGCGAAGACCGTCGTCAAGTTCCGCGTCGCCAAGGTCGCCAAGGACACCATCGCTCCGCCGAAGAAGTAG
- a CDS encoding bifunctional folylpolyglutamate synthase/dihydrofolate synthase, with protein MSYTAAVDHLYARGLELASDSSLPPGKRHKFDLEHMRILARALGNPQDCFPSILIAGTNGKGSTAATLASILAAAGYRTALYTSPHLSRVNERIQIDGRPISDDDFARLYFQVDSTAGRLVTSGELPQHPSFFETLTALAFLYFAEAGKEAENAPQTPSALRAPVDIAVLEVGLGGRLDATNIVTPLLSIITDISLDHQEYLGNTIAEITREKAGILRPRGTLITLPQHPEANQAIGEVAAELGIHAINAASYIPHTPVPQNARPSTSSEFAPEAPFAMRVAPRNRYNVTLEQQPLHVDSPLWGQHQQRNIALAIAGAKELRNPTGYNIDNRNSSSYKIKNTQIETGIRNTRWPGRLEVLPLPNSAPILLDVAHNPAGAWTLRAALSQLPEDLPRTLIFSCLRDKDLREMSQILLPLFDSSSPDRPHDHILFAPINSPRAASLDDLAATARDLEIPAETTPSLTEALAHARAITPSNGLIVATGSVYLIGELRAQVVEATT; from the coding sequence ATGTCCTACACCGCAGCGGTCGATCACCTTTACGCCCGTGGTCTCGAGCTGGCCTCCGACTCCTCTTTGCCTCCAGGCAAGCGCCACAAGTTCGACCTCGAGCACATGCGAATCCTCGCCCGCGCCCTCGGCAACCCCCAGGACTGTTTTCCCTCCATCCTGATCGCCGGAACCAACGGCAAGGGCTCCACGGCTGCTACCCTGGCCAGCATTCTCGCCGCTGCGGGCTATCGCACTGCGCTCTACACCTCGCCGCACCTCTCGCGCGTTAACGAGCGCATCCAGATCGACGGCCGGCCCATCTCCGACGACGACTTCGCCCGTCTCTACTTCCAGGTCGACTCCACAGCCGGACGTCTCGTCACATCAGGCGAACTCCCCCAGCATCCCAGCTTCTTCGAAACCCTCACCGCACTCGCCTTCCTCTACTTCGCCGAGGCTGGCAAGGAAGCGGAGAATGCGCCGCAGACTCCATCCGCCCTGCGCGCACCAGTCGACATTGCAGTCCTCGAAGTCGGTCTCGGAGGCCGTCTCGACGCCACCAACATCGTTACCCCCCTCCTCTCCATCATCACCGACATCTCCCTCGACCATCAGGAATACCTCGGCAATACCATCGCCGAAATCACCCGCGAAAAGGCTGGAATCCTGCGTCCTCGCGGAACCCTCATCACCCTCCCGCAGCATCCCGAGGCAAACCAGGCTATCGGAGAGGTCGCAGCAGAACTTGGCATTCACGCGATCAATGCCGCTTCCTATATCCCCCATACCCCTGTCCCGCAAAATGCGCGTCCATCTACCTCATCTGAGTTCGCGCCAGAGGCGCCCTTCGCTATGCGTGTAGCACCTCGCAACCGCTACAACGTCACTCTCGAGCAGCAGCCCCTCCATGTGGACTCCCCTCTTTGGGGGCAGCACCAGCAGCGCAATATTGCTCTCGCCATCGCAGGAGCAAAGGAATTACGTAACCCAACCGGTTACAACATCGACAATAGAAACAGTAGTAGTTACAAAATCAAGAACACTCAGATCGAAACTGGCATTCGTAACACCCGCTGGCCTGGCCGGCTTGAGGTCCTCCCACTCCCAAACTCCGCACCTATCCTTCTTGATGTCGCCCACAACCCCGCTGGCGCGTGGACCCTCCGCGCCGCGCTCTCCCAGCTTCCCGAGGATCTTCCTCGCACCCTTATCTTCTCCTGCCTGCGCGATAAGGACCTCCGCGAGATGAGCCAGATCCTTCTGCCACTCTTCGATTCTTCCTCTCCCGACCGCCCCCATGATCACATCCTCTTCGCGCCCATCAACAGTCCCCGCGCCGCCTCGCTCGATGATTTAGCCGCCACTGCCCGCGATCTCGAGATTCCCGCCGAAACCACCCCCAGCCTTACCGAAGCTCTCGCCCATGCTCGTGCCATCACCCCATCCAACGGACTCATCGTCGCCACAGGCTCCGTCTACCTCATCGGGGAACTTCGCGCCCAGGTCGTTGAGGCGACGACTTAG
- the hemB gene encoding porphobilinogen synthase: MNFPVTRMRRVRRTEAMRSLVRETHLHPGALIYPLFICPGEGVRKPISSMPNVFNLSLDEALKEAEQCAAAGIGGLLLFGLPSEKDEQATGAWADDGIVQTALREFKKNRKLDSLVMMADVCLCEYTSHGHCGVVARDGDHYEIENDSSVALLAKTAASLAKAGADIVAPSDMMDGRIAAMREALDEAGHAMTPILSYASKFASGFYGPFREAADSAPQFGDRRSYQMDGANLREAMREIDLDVAEGADMLLMKPAMPYLDIIRAARERFDLPMGAYQVSGEYSMLCAAFERGWLEPERTMMESLTSIRRAGADFIVTYFAKDAAKVLG; the protein is encoded by the coding sequence ATGAACTTTCCGGTCACCCGTATGCGCCGCGTGCGCCGCACTGAGGCGATGCGCTCCCTGGTTCGTGAGACCCATCTGCATCCCGGCGCCCTGATCTATCCCCTCTTCATCTGTCCCGGAGAAGGTGTCCGCAAGCCCATCAGCTCCATGCCCAACGTCTTCAATCTATCGTTGGACGAAGCTCTCAAAGAGGCCGAGCAGTGCGCCGCTGCGGGAATCGGCGGCTTACTTCTCTTCGGCCTCCCCTCCGAAAAAGATGAGCAGGCCACCGGGGCCTGGGCCGACGACGGGATCGTGCAGACCGCGCTACGGGAGTTCAAGAAGAATCGCAAGCTCGATTCTCTGGTCATGATGGCCGATGTCTGCCTCTGCGAGTACACTTCCCACGGCCACTGCGGTGTCGTCGCGAGGGATGGTGATCACTATGAGATCGAGAACGACTCCAGCGTCGCCCTTCTCGCAAAAACCGCTGCCTCCCTCGCAAAGGCGGGCGCAGATATCGTCGCTCCCAGCGACATGATGGACGGCCGTATCGCTGCCATGCGTGAAGCCCTCGACGAGGCCGGACACGCAATGACCCCCATCCTCAGCTACGCCTCCAAGTTCGCCAGCGGATTCTACGGCCCCTTCCGCGAGGCCGCCGACTCTGCCCCGCAGTTCGGTGACCGCAGAAGCTACCAGATGGATGGTGCAAACCTGCGCGAAGCCATGCGCGAGATTGACCTCGATGTGGCTGAAGGTGCCGACATGCTTCTGATGAAGCCCGCCATGCCTTACCTCGACATCATCCGTGCCGCGCGCGAACGCTTCGATCTTCCTATGGGCGCCTACCAGGTTTCGGGAGAGTACTCCATGCTCTGCGCCGCCTTTGAACGAGGATGGCTCGAGCCTGAACGGACCATGATGGAGTCACTCACATCGATTCGCCGCGCCGGAGCCGACTTTATCGTGACTTACTTTGCAAAGGATGCAGCGAAGGTACTGGGTTAG